A part of Aegilops tauschii subsp. strangulata cultivar AL8/78 chromosome 2, Aet v6.0, whole genome shotgun sequence genomic DNA contains:
- the LOC109758550 gene encoding uncharacterized protein, which translates to MTAKEFEELVLNGHNYPTWAMDVKISLASRGIARAIQDPETPLPVGTTPLTEQQNYATLYIIRHHIHPDLKSEYLEEESPSTLFLALKTRYEQQKAVVLPEALHDWTHLRLQDFKSISEYNHKVHKISSKLRFCGKEPTDAEKIEKTLSTMLPSDRILQQQYRARNYTVYSELIHMLLQAEKHDELLAKNGSQRPVGAQPLPEVLMNVANRQKFDGAFRGNQSNFQNKRKRIRNRRSRNSDKGKGTAKPKHDKSLLCNKCGCYTHPTDKCKIPKHLVMLYQQSQGRKAPQGKRFEANFNLHPDSANGAGSSHDVPPEPSNTIEFHQPEDLADTENMMIEYTSNDTFGDFD; encoded by the coding sequence atgaCCGCAAAAGAATTTGAGGAGCTTGTCCTCAATGGCCACAACTACCCTACATGGGCCATGGACGTCAAGATCAGCCTTGCTTCCCGTGGGATAGCACGTGCAATCCAGGATCCGGAGACTCCTCTACCGGTCGGAACCACGCCGCTAACTGAACAGCAAAACTATGCAACTTTATACATTATAAGGCACCATATTCACCCAGATCTAAAGTCTGAGTACTTAGAGGAGGAATCTCCCAGTACTTTGTTTCTAGCCCTTAAAACGAGATATGAACAGCAGAAGGCAGTTGTCCTGCCAGAAGCGCTCCATGATTGGACTCACCTTCGTCTTCAGGATTTCAAGTCCATCAGTGAGTACAACCACAAGGTTCATAAGATAAGTTCCAAACTACGCTTTTGCGGGAAGGAACCTACTGATGCGGAGAAAATAGAGAAAACTTTATCTACTATGCTCCCTTCAGACAGGATCCTCCAGCAGCAATACCGTGCTCGCAACTATACTGTCTATTCCGAGCTTATTCATATGTTACTTCAGGCTGAAAAGCATGATGAGCTACTCGCTAAGAATGGCTCTCAACGCCCAGTTGGGGCACAACCTCTACCCGAAGTTCTTATGAATGTCGCGAATAGACAGAAGTTTGATGGTGCCTTTAGGGGCAATCAATCAAATTTCCAGAACAAGCGAAAGCGCATTAGGAATAGGAGGTCTAGGAACTCAGACAAGGGAAAAGGCACTGCAAAGCCCAAGCATGATAAATCTCTACTTTGCAACAAGTGTGGATGCTACACGCACCCCACCGACAAGTGCAAGATCCCAAAACATCTGGTTATGTTGTACCAGCAATCTCAGGGACGCAAAGCACCTCAAGGGAAGAGGTTTGAAGCCAACTTCAACCTTCATCCGGACAGCGCCAATGGAGCCGGTAGTTCGCATGACGTTCCTCCTGAACCGAGCAACACCATCGAGTTCCATCAGCCAGAGGACCTTGCTGACACGGAGAACATGATGATTGAGTATACCTCAAACGACACGTTTGGAGACTTCGACTAG